The following coding sequences are from one Pseudomonas mendocina window:
- a CDS encoding Tex family protein has product MDSINNRIAEELGVRPQQVAAAVALLDEGSTVPFIARYRKEVTGSLDDTQLRHLEERLRYLRELDERRVAILASIEEQGKLTPELKREINLADTKTRLEDLYLPYKQKRRTKGQIALEAGLGELADALFNDPSLTPEQEAERFIDAEKGFADVKAVLEGAKYILMERFAEDAALLDKLRSFLKDNATLSARVVPGKENEGAKFSDYFEHDEALKGVPSHRALAIFRGRNEGILSSSLKVGEELPGALHPCELMIGERFGISQNNRPADKWLAEVVRWTWKVKLYNHLETDLLGELREKAEDEAISVFARNLHDLLLAAPAGPRATLALDPGLRTGCKVAVVDATGKVLETATVYPHAPRNDWDGTLAILAKLCAKHGVDLISIGNGTASRETDKLAAELIKKVPGLKLTKVMVSEAGASVYSASELAAREFPDLDVSLRGAVSIARRLQDPLAELVKIDPKSIGVGQYQHDVSQLKLARSLDAVVEDCVNAVGVDVNTASAALLARISGLNATLAQNIVSYRDANGAFASRADLKKVPRLGEKTFEQAAGFLRVMNGDNPLDASAVHPETYPLVERIAQDTSRDIRSLIGDSAFLKRLDPAKFTDERFGLVTVGDILKELDKPGRDPRPEFKTAEFQEGVETLKDLELGMVLEGVVTNVTNFGAFVDIGVHQDGLVHISALSEKFIKDPHEAVKAGDVVKVKVMEVDIPRNRIALSMRMGDTPGEKVDGPRGGQSRGGNRGGNAPRSERHSSQDKPAPATGGMAALFANAKQLKK; this is encoded by the coding sequence ATGGACAGCATCAACAACCGCATCGCTGAAGAACTGGGCGTGCGCCCGCAGCAGGTCGCCGCCGCCGTGGCCCTGCTCGACGAAGGTTCCACCGTGCCCTTCATCGCCCGTTACCGTAAAGAAGTGACCGGCAGTCTCGACGACACCCAGCTGCGCCACCTCGAAGAGCGCCTGCGCTACCTGCGCGAGCTGGACGAACGCCGCGTGGCGATCCTCGCCAGCATCGAGGAACAGGGCAAGCTGACCCCGGAACTCAAGCGCGAGATCAACCTCGCCGACACCAAGACACGCCTCGAAGACTTGTATTTGCCCTACAAGCAGAAGCGCCGCACCAAGGGCCAGATTGCCCTGGAAGCCGGTCTCGGCGAGCTGGCCGATGCGCTGTTCAATGATCCGAGCCTGACGCCCGAGCAGGAAGCCGAGCGCTTCATCGACGCCGAAAAGGGCTTCGCCGACGTCAAGGCCGTGCTCGAAGGCGCCAAGTACATCCTCATGGAGCGCTTCGCCGAAGACGCCGCACTGCTCGACAAGCTGCGCAGCTTCCTCAAGGACAACGCCACCCTCAGCGCCCGCGTGGTACCGGGCAAGGAAAACGAAGGCGCCAAGTTCAGCGACTACTTCGAACATGACGAAGCGCTCAAGGGCGTGCCGTCGCACCGCGCGCTGGCGATCTTCCGCGGGCGCAACGAAGGCATTCTCAGCTCCAGCCTGAAAGTCGGCGAAGAGCTGCCGGGCGCCCTGCATCCGTGCGAACTGATGATCGGCGAGCGCTTCGGCATCAGCCAGAACAACCGCCCGGCGGACAAATGGCTGGCCGAGGTGGTGCGCTGGACCTGGAAGGTCAAGCTGTACAACCACCTGGAAACCGACCTGCTCGGCGAACTGCGCGAGAAGGCCGAGGACGAGGCCATCAGCGTATTCGCTCGCAACCTGCACGATCTGCTGCTGGCTGCACCGGCCGGCCCGCGCGCCACACTGGCGCTCGACCCGGGCCTGCGTACCGGCTGCAAGGTGGCAGTGGTCGATGCCACCGGCAAGGTGCTGGAAACCGCTACCGTTTACCCGCACGCCCCGCGCAACGACTGGGACGGCACCCTGGCGATCCTTGCCAAGCTGTGCGCCAAGCACGGCGTCGACCTGATCTCCATCGGCAACGGCACCGCCAGCCGCGAGACCGACAAGCTGGCCGCCGAGCTGATCAAGAAAGTGCCGGGCCTGAAGCTGACCAAGGTGATGGTCTCCGAGGCCGGCGCCTCGGTGTACTCGGCCTCGGAACTGGCCGCCCGCGAATTCCCCGACCTCGACGTATCGCTACGCGGCGCAGTAAGCATCGCCCGCCGCCTGCAGGATCCGCTGGCCGAACTGGTGAAGATCGACCCGAAATCCATCGGCGTCGGCCAGTACCAGCACGACGTGTCGCAGCTCAAGCTGGCGCGCAGCCTGGACGCCGTCGTCGAGGACTGCGTGAACGCCGTCGGCGTGGACGTGAACACCGCCTCCGCCGCCCTGCTGGCGCGCATCTCCGGCCTCAACGCGACCCTGGCGCAGAATATCGTCAGCTATCGCGATGCCAACGGCGCCTTCGCCTCGCGCGCCGACCTGAAGAAGGTACCGCGTCTGGGCGAGAAGACCTTCGAGCAGGCCGCCGGCTTCCTCCGCGTGATGAACGGCGACAACCCGCTGGACGCCTCCGCGGTGCACCCGGAAACCTACCCGCTAGTGGAGCGCATCGCCCAGGACACCAGCCGCGACATCCGCTCGCTGATCGGCGACTCGGCCTTCCTCAAGCGCCTCGACCCAGCCAAGTTCACCGATGAACGCTTCGGTCTGGTCACCGTCGGCGACATCCTCAAGGAACTGGACAAGCCTGGCCGCGACCCGCGTCCGGAATTCAAGACCGCCGAGTTCCAGGAAGGCGTGGAAACCCTCAAGGATCTCGAACTGGGCATGGTGCTCGAAGGCGTGGTGACCAACGTCACCAACTTCGGCGCCTTCGTCGACATCGGCGTGCACCAGGACGGCCTGGTGCATATCAGCGCGCTGTCGGAGAAGTTCATCAAGGATCCGCACGAGGCGGTCAAGGCCGGCGACGTGGTCAAGGTCAAGGTGATGGAAGTGGACATCCCGCGTAACCGCATCGCCCTGTCCATGCGCATGGGCGACACTCCCGGCGAGAAGGTCGACGGACCGCGCGGCGGACAATCGCGCGGTGGCAACCGTGGCGGCAACGCCCCGCGCAGCGAGCGTCATTCCAGCCAGGACAAACCGGCCCCCGCCACTGGCGGCATGGCCGCCCTGTTCGCCAACGCCAAGCAGTTGAAGAAATGA
- a CDS encoding PaaI family thioesterase, translating to MSTTDNVGASSAFSRLLGLEILQVGGGEARVRLTLTDELRNLHGKLHGGALFSLIDTAMGQASHSLGDGGPSSVTLECKINYIRPVSEGSVLCHAKVLHAGRRTQVVEAEVLQGDKLVAKAQGTFACV from the coding sequence ATGAGTACGACCGACAACGTGGGCGCCAGCAGCGCCTTTTCCCGCCTGCTCGGCCTGGAGATTCTCCAGGTCGGCGGCGGAGAGGCGCGCGTGCGCCTGACCCTCACCGACGAACTGCGTAACCTGCACGGCAAGTTGCACGGCGGCGCACTGTTCTCGCTGATCGACACCGCCATGGGCCAGGCCAGCCATAGCCTGGGCGATGGCGGCCCGAGCAGCGTGACCCTGGAGTGCAAGATCAACTACATCCGCCCGGTTTCCGAAGGTAGCGTGCTATGCCACGCCAAGGTGCTGCACGCCGGGCGCCGCACCCAGGTGGTCGAAGCCGAAGTACTGCAGGGCGACAAGCTGGTCGCCAAGGCACAAGGCACCTTCGCCTGCGTGTAA